The genome window CCCTCAACCAAAGTGGCTGAAAAAACTCCGCGTACTCTGCGTCCTCTGCGGTTACCCAAACGTACGTTGCTCCAAGACCTGCTCGATCGCCTTTCGAAATAGATGCCTACAAAGAATCCTAACACCCAACTCGTTATCCTCGCTGTCGCGGTGGGAATCCTGTCCCTGCTTTTCCTGACGCCCTTGCAGTACCTGTGGACGCTCGCTCGCAGCAGCGACTTGTATTCGCACGTCATCCTGATCCCTTTTGTATCCATATACTTGGCATGGGACACGAGCCGCTTGAAGGAAATCGAGCCTTCCAGCCCGCGCAGGACACTGGCCTTGATCCCGCTCGGCATTGGCCTGCTCTCGCTCTTCGCCTTCTACCGCAGCAGCGCCAATCCGCTCGATCCCGAGCAAATCGAGAACTATCTCGCGTATTCAATCTTCGCTTACGTCTGTTTCATTGTCGCCAGCATTTTCACGCTTTTCGGAGTCAAAACGGTACGGGCCCAAATCTTCGCCATCCTCTTCCTCGTTCTCATCACCCCATTCCCCGTAGCGGTGCGGGAGGGCATACAGATCTTCTTCCAGCACACCTCCGCAGAGGTTTCCTACTGGGGCATCAAGCTGATTGGGGTTCCGATCTACCGCTCGGGCCTCATCTTCGAGATGCCGACCATCACCATGGAGGTGGCGCCCCAGTGCAGCGGCCTGCGCTCTAGCTTGGTCCTCTTCATCACCAGCTTGGTGGCGTCCTTTCTCTTTCTCAAAACCCCATGGAAGCGAGCCGTCTTCGTGTCGCTCTTCATTCCCATCGGCATCATTCG of Pelagicoccus enzymogenes contains these proteins:
- the xrtC gene encoding VPDSG-CTERM-specific exosortase XrtC; amino-acid sequence: MPTKNPNTQLVILAVAVGILSLLFLTPLQYLWTLARSSDLYSHVILIPFVSIYLAWDTSRLKEIEPSSPRRTLALIPLGIGLLSLFAFYRSSANPLDPEQIENYLAYSIFAYVCFIVASIFTLFGVKTVRAQIFAILFLVLITPFPVAVREGIQIFFQHTSAEVSYWGIKLIGVPIYRSGLIFEMPTITMEVAPQCSGLRSSLVLFITSLVASFLFLKTPWKRAVFVSLFIPIGIIRNAIRITVLAWQCYYIDPEMIHGWFHKQGGQPLFAVTLIPVFIVLWLFRQSERKKEVEKT